The Collimonas sp. PA-H2 genome contains a region encoding:
- a CDS encoding AraC family transcriptional regulator encodes MAEVKYIGSTERIYPVYKLIPLTAHLAANDITVEQALAGSGITTADLNNPYSFISRQQVTTVFDNFLRLTPSRTSPLELGASFHLTDYGFYGYALLSSATVRDAVNFGLTYRELATPIVDLELDEAGDDAVWIIRALPDFTLHEAMERFVQEYQSGILLSLHKSVSGNAFRLSSASFAFSAPAGAAHYHSVLNCPIEFDAASTELRFDKAWLEQRPLGSHAVTFQLVQDTCHDMLDRIDGGRGVVGKIYRHLLSQSGQFASLEEMAVRLGLHSRTLRRKIISEGSTYQKIVDEVKFKLASTYLTRTEMTHESISERLGFSDASSFRRAFKRWAQVSPNEFRKRP; translated from the coding sequence GTGGCGGAAGTCAAATACATCGGCTCGACAGAGCGCATCTATCCGGTCTATAAGCTGATTCCGCTGACGGCGCATCTGGCCGCCAACGACATCACGGTCGAGCAGGCACTGGCCGGCTCCGGCATTACGACAGCCGACTTGAACAATCCTTATTCCTTCATTTCGCGGCAACAGGTCACCACTGTGTTCGATAATTTCCTGCGCCTGACGCCAAGCCGGACCAGCCCGCTGGAACTGGGCGCATCCTTCCACCTCACCGACTACGGCTTTTACGGCTACGCCCTGCTCAGCAGCGCCACCGTGCGCGACGCTGTCAATTTCGGGCTCACCTACCGGGAGCTGGCCACGCCCATCGTTGACCTCGAACTCGACGAAGCGGGCGACGATGCCGTCTGGATCATCCGCGCCCTGCCTGACTTTACGCTGCACGAAGCGATGGAACGCTTCGTGCAGGAATACCAGAGCGGCATCCTGCTGTCGCTGCACAAAAGCGTATCGGGCAACGCCTTCCGGCTGAGCTCGGCCAGTTTCGCGTTCAGCGCGCCGGCCGGGGCCGCCCATTATCACAGCGTGTTGAACTGTCCTATCGAGTTCGATGCTGCAAGCACCGAGCTACGCTTCGACAAGGCCTGGTTGGAGCAGCGTCCGCTGGGCTCCCACGCCGTCACATTTCAGCTGGTGCAGGACACCTGCCACGACATGCTGGATCGCATCGACGGCGGGCGCGGCGTCGTCGGCAAGATTTACCGGCATTTGCTGAGCCAGTCGGGTCAATTCGCTTCGCTGGAAGAAATGGCGGTCCGGCTCGGCCTGCATTCGCGCACGCTGCGGCGCAAGATCATCAGCGAAGGATCGACGTATCAGAAAATCGTCGATGAGGTGAAGTTCAAGCTGGCATCGACCTATCTGACGCGCACCGAGATGACCCATGAATCGATTTCGGAGCGGCTTGGCTTCAGCGACGCCTCAAGCTTCCGCCGCGCCTTCAAGCGCTGGGCGCAGGTGTCGCCCAATGAATTCAGGAAGCGGCCGTAG